The genomic window ACCGCTCGCGCGCATTCGCGCGGTAGTACTCGGCCACCTGCGGCTGCGTCAGGGACAGGTACAGGCCGCTGGCGCGGCACAGATCCTCCTCCTGTGACAGGCTGCCGCGCAGGAACCCACCCCCCGCGTGGCGCGCGGACGCGAAATTCAGCGCCGCGACCGCCGCGCCCGGCCGGGTGTGCGCCAGCCGCCGGGCCGCCGTGAACGTCGTCTCACCCGTCACCTCGACCACCGTGGCGACCGCATCCCGGCGTTCCCGCAGGGCATCCGCCAGGGCCGCGCTGTCGTCGGGCGTGACCAGTCGCGTGCCCTGCCGCATGGGCGTTGGGTCCGGCAGGCTGACCTCGGCCCCGTTCACCGTGTACCGGCCCTCCCGCAGGATGCTCAGGGTCTCCCCGGCCAGTCGGACGCGCTCCGCGTTGTTCATCAACTCACCTCCGGCAAGAGCAGCCCGTTGCGTTCCACGGGGCGGCTCAGCCAGTGCTCGTCGGTCTGCACGTGCCCGGCCCGCACCCACTTCGCCACGCGCCGCCCGAACTGCGCGTACCCAATCTCGCCGGTCACGCGCACCACGTAACCTTCCATCCGCGCCGTGTCCACTACCAACGCGCGCAGGGCCGCCTCGTTCCACACGCCCCGGTACAGTTCCCGCGGCGTGGGCACCCCCAGCCGCGCCGCCCACTCCCGCACCTCGTCCCACGGGCGCGACACGTTCCGGTCATCCCACACGCTGAACAGGTAGAAGTACCCGGCCAGCGCCTCGTACCGCAGGCTGTGCACCGCGAACACGTTCTCCCCACACAGCCGCCACCCGGGCGGGATCTCATGCCCGAAGCGGCCCCGCTCGGCCTTCACCCACGTCCGCGACGGATGCGGGCGCGTGTCCAGGCTGCGCGCATGCAGGTCATGGCGGTACAGGCTGGTGTTCTCACCGTCGAGCTTCTCGGTGACGACCACCTCCTGCCCCTCCAGGCCACTCAGGTCGGGAATGCGGCGGTCATCGTTCTGCAACCCGGGCGACCAGGGCAGGTGGGGGGTGGACGGGTACTTGACTCTCATGCATCATCACCGCCCGGCAGCCTAGCCGCCCCGCGCGCGCGCCCGCATCGGCCAGCCGCGCACCCTCACCTGAGCCGGATGGCGGACGGCGCGGAACTTTCCCCCGGCCCGCGGCCTCCAAGGAGTATGAAACCCACCCTGCTGCCCCTGGCCCTCCTGAGCATCCTGACCGCCGCGGTCGCCGCGCCCGCCCCGCTGATGACCACACCCGGCCCCAGCCTCCTGAGTGACCCCCTGACGGCCCTGAGCCCCGCGTGGCAGGCCGCGAAGGGCCGCTGGACGATCCAGGACGGCACGCTGCGCGGCGAGTCCATCGCGGAGCAGAACCACGCCGCCACGTACCGGCACGCCCTGAGCTTCACGGACGCCGTCATTCAGTTT from Deinococcus sedimenti includes these protein-coding regions:
- a CDS encoding RNA ligase family protein translates to MRVKYPSTPHLPWSPGLQNDDRRIPDLSGLEGQEVVVTEKLDGENTSLYRHDLHARSLDTRPHPSRTWVKAERGRFGHEIPPGWRLCGENVFAVHSLRYEALAGYFYLFSVWDDRNVSRPWDEVREWAARLGVPTPRELYRGVWNEAALRALVVDTARMEGYVVRVTGEIGYAQFGRRVAKWVRAGHVQTDEHWLSRPVERNGLLLPEVS
- a CDS encoding TIGR02452 family protein produces the protein MNNAERVRLAGETLSILREGRYTVNGAEVSLPDPTPMRQGTRLVTPDDSAALADALRERRDAVATVVEVTGETTFTAARRLAHTRPGAAVAALNFASARHAGGGFLRGSLSQEEDLCRASGLYLSLTQPQVAEYYRANARERSTLYTHHLIFSPQVPVFRGDGGALLSAPVGVNVLTAPAPNAGAVAVNEPLRLPLVEPTLRERARRVLGLAAQAGQSQLVLGAWGCGVFRNDPAVVAGVFRDLLRGEARGVFTHVTFAVLDRQPGQPTLTAFRAAWPDGRPT